The Fragaria vesca subsp. vesca linkage group LG2, FraVesHawaii_1.0, whole genome shotgun sequence genome includes a window with the following:
- the LOC101307549 gene encoding pentatricopeptide repeat-containing protein At1g71420-like, with translation MLRLYSRAYRRTLSSINHPPPPSLNLQTILGQVGALATRGQLNEALTLFYTLQPPPSLIRCNQTYATLFHACARHNSLRQGLSLHHYMLAHNPTTPPDLFVSNHLINIYSKFGCLDHARHLFDEMPTRNLVTWTALISGFAQRGLADNCFRLFAAMLPHHLPNEFTFASVLSSCAAAETVRGRQVHALALKMSLDACTYVANALITMYCKGGVCDVSRDDDAWKVFTTMESRNLISWNSMIAGFQCLWMVWSLLKLLHISKRPSLGSDKLPRTRWQFSILSIV, from the exons ATGCTACGGCTATATTCTCGCGCGTATCGTAGAACCTTGAGCTCAATCAACCATCCACCTCCTCCCAGCCTCAACCTGCAAACCATTCTCGGCCAAGTAGGAGCCCTCGCCACGCGCGGCCAACTCAACGAGGCACTCACACTCTTCTACACTCTCCAACCGCCACCCTCTCTCATCCGCTGCAACCAAACCTACGCCACTCTCTTCCACGCATGTGCTCGCCACAACTCTCTCCGACAAGGCCTCTCTCTTCACCACTACATGCTTGCCCACAACCCGACCACCCCTCCCGACCTCTTCGTCTCCAACCACCTCATCAACATTTACTCCAAATTCGGCTGCTTAGACCACGCCCGCCACCTGTTCGATGAAATGCCTACAAGAAACCTCGTCACCTGGACCGCTCTCATTTCCGGCTTCGCACAGCGTGGCCTTGCTGACAATTGTTTTCGTTTATTCGCTGCCATGTTGCCGCATCACCTCCCGAACGAGTTCACATTTGCCAGCGTGCTCAGTTCGTGCGCCGCCGCCGAAACTGTTCGTGGGCGGCAGGTGCACGCCCTCGCGTTGAAAATGTCTTTAGATGCTTGTACTTACGTTGCCAATGCTCTCATTACCATGTACTGCAAGGGAGGTGTGTGTGATGTTAGTCGAGACGATGATGCATGGAAGGTATTTACAACCATGGAATCGCGGAATCTTATATCCTGGAATTCCATGATTGCAGGGTTTCAGTGTCTTTGGATGGTGTGGAGCCTTCTAAAGCTCCTCCATATCTCCAAGCGGCCAAGTCTCGGCTC GGACAAGCTACCCCGTACGAGATGGCAGTTTTCGATTCTGTCAATTGTTTGA
- the LOC101307845 gene encoding urease accessory protein UreF-like: MDIQKESKEHVSSDSLLQWGQWQLLDSILPTGGFAHSFGLEAAIQARIVSGPEDLQTFVIHHLENTASLLLPFVYSTTISPDLESLRKHDKILDAMLTNEVGRKASIAQGSALMRVAAAVYSEIPSLKSMREASLSNGVVSFHHAPIFGLICGLLGLDSSTSQRAFMFITMRDVISAATRLNLVGPLGAAVLQHHIAPISEAILNQWKDRPVEEACQAVPLLDIVQGCHSYLFSRLFCS, encoded by the coding sequence ATGGATATACAAAAAGAAAGCAAGGAGCATGTTTCATCTGACTCCCTTTTACAATGGGGCCAATGGCAACTGCTCGATTCTATCCTCCCAACCGGTGGTTTTGCACATTCCTTTGGTCTTGAGGCTGCAATCCAAGCTCGGATAGTCTCTGGTCCTGAAGATCTCCAAACTTTCGTAATTCATCATTTAGAGAATACTGCAAGCTTACTCCTTCCTTTTGTGTATTCTACTACAATATCGCCTGATTTGGAGAGTTTGCGTAAACATGACAAGATTTTAGATGCAATGCTGACTAATGAAGTGGGTAGAAAGGCGTCGATTGCGCAAGGGTCGGCACTGATGAGAGTGGCTGCAGCCGTGTATTCGGAGATACCGTCTCTTAAATCTATGAGGGAAGCTTCTTTGAGTAATGGAGTTGTTTCTTTTCACCATGCTCCAATATTTGGGCTTATATGTGGATTGCTTGGGTTGGATAGTAGTACTTCTCAAAGAGCTTTCATGTTTATCACAATGAGAGATGTTATTTCTGCTGCAACAAGGCTGAATTTGGTCGGACCCCTTGGTGCGGCTGTTCTGCAACATCATATTGCTCCTATCTCTGAAGCTATACTGAATCAATGGAAGGACCGTCCAGTTGAGGAAGCATGCCAAGCTGTTCCTTTGCTTGATATCGTGCAGGGTTGTCATAGTTACCTGTTTTCCAGACTGTTTTGTTCTTGA
- the LOC101308139 gene encoding uncharacterized protein SLP1-like, with translation MQRSRRALLHRRALEKVITGRSRFYKVSLSLVFVLWGFVFLISLWFSRGDGHRDGSTASPVGLSTWNESKLDRDEHSDSVELKRQEDLFYSSEGVCTNDVETSSLNGELLSEENIDQSSAEGSAIYDSAVADEPELEKSGSGMKHEIDGPKNGRLPRAVPLGLDEFKSKTFSSKSKSLIGLAGSIKHRVEPGGTEYNYASAAKGAKVLAFNKEAKGASNIISRDKDKYLRNPCSAEEKFVDIELSEETLVDTIKIGNLEHYSSNLRDFELLGSLVYPTDEWVKLGNFTAANIKLAQRFDLEVPKWVRYIKLKILNHYGSEFYCTVSVIEIYGVDAVERMLEDLISVESGAYVSDGVTVDQKPVTSHSDSPEGDDFFDINKEMEPQAAVESNVNNEVIKNDVPDPIKEVLHQQGSRMPGDTVLKILMQKVHSLDFSLSLLERYLEESNLRYGSIFKEFDTDMDGKELELQKIKENMRNLLESQEVIAKDVNNLMSWQSLVSVQLDNLVRDNAILRSEVEKVREKQVSVDNKGIVIFVVCVLFSLLALARLFVDILVSVYSAFSVRTTEKSRKFCLMSSSWVSLLVSCIIVLFILSI, from the exons ATGCAGAGGTCCCGTAGAGCTCTTCTGCATAGAAGAGCTTTGGAAAAGGTCATCACCGGAAGGAGCCGCTTCTATAAGGTGTCTCTATCTTTAGTTTTTGTTCTGTGGGGGTTTGTCTTTCTTATCAGCTTATGGTTTAGTCGCGGCGATGGACACAGAG ATGGCTCCACAGCATCTCCAGTTGGATTATCAACTTGGAATGAATCTAAGCTGGATCGTGATGAGCACTCTGATTCTGTAGAACTAAAAAGGCAAGAAGATTTATTCTACTCTTCTGAAGGCGTGTGCACAAATGATGTTGAAACTAGTAGTTTAAATGGTGAACTACTTAGTGAAGAAAACATAGATCAGTCCTCAGCTGAAGGAAGTGCAATTTATGACTCGGCTGTTGCTGACGAACCTGAGTTGGAGAAATCTGGTTCAGGCATGAAACATGAAATTGACGGTCCAAAAAATGGCCGCCTGCCTCGTGCTGTGCCTCTTGGTCTGGATGAATTCAAGAGCAAAACATTTAGTTCAAAAAGCAAATCCCTAATTGGCCTGGCTGGAAGCATAAAACATAGAGTGGAGCCTGGTGGTACGGAGTACAATTACGCTTCAGCTGCAAAGGGAGCCAAGGTCTTGGCTTTCAACAAGGAAGCCAAGGGTGCCTCTAATATCATAAGCAGAGATAAGGACAAGTACCTTCGCAATCCATGTTCTGCAGAAGAAAAGTTTGTTGATATAGAGCTTTCAGAAGAAACCTTGGTAGACACAATCAAAATAGGTAATCTTGAACATTATTCATCTAATTTAAGGGATTTTGAGCTGCTTGGCAGTTTGGTTTATCCAACAGATGAATGGGTTAAGCTTGGGAATTTCACTGCTGCAAATATTAAGCTTGCACAAAGGTTTGATCTTGAGGTACCAAAATGGGTGAGATATATAAAGTTAAAGATTTTAAACCATTATGGTTCAGAGTTTTATTGCACAGTCAGTGTTATTGAAATTTATGGAGTGGATGCTGTTGAGCGAATGCTTGAGGATTTAATATCTGTTGAAAGCGGTGCCTATGTTTCTGATGGAGTAACTGTTGACCAGAAACCTGTGACCTCCCACTCAGATTCACCCGAGGGTGATGATTTTTTTGATATTAATAAAGAAATGGAACCTCAAGCTGCAGTTGAATCTAATGTGAACAATGAAGTAATCAAAAATGATGTGCCTGATCCCATTAAAGAAGTTCTTCATCAACAAGGTAGCAGGATGCCTGGGGACACTGTTCTTAAGATACTAATGCAGAAAGTCCATTCATTGGATTTCAGTTTATCACTACTTGAGCGATACCTTGAGGAATCAAATTTAAGATACGGCAGTATTTTCAAAGAATTCGACACAGATATGGACGGCAAAGAGTTAGAGTTACAGAAGATCAAAGAAAACATGAGAAATCTTCTAGAAAGCCAGGAAGTAATT GCTAAAGATGTAAACAATCTCATGTCTTGGCAGTCCCTTGTCTCTGTGCAATTGGATAATTTGGTCAGGGATAACGCTATCCTTAG ATCTGAGGTTGAAAAGGTCAGGGAGAAGCAGGTATCTGTAGATAACAAGGGTATTGTAATATTTGTAGTCTGTGTACTTTTCTCATTGTTAGCCTTGGCGAGGCTTTTTGTAGATATTTTGGTTAGTGTTTATAGTGCATTCAGTGTTCGTACAACAGAGAAATCCAGGAAATTTTGTTTGATGAGCTCTTCCTGGGTTTCCTTACTAGTGAGCTGTATCATTGTCCTATTTATATTATCAATATAA
- the LOC101294823 gene encoding histidine kinase CKI1-like yields the protein MGQSILELPYSDLSFAHKKRAQGKSLKGIDLRFVLAFSESGLISLVHKDCRMAIVLLILMIVIMAVFLFSYFFLMLGAAKREIQLCTKLIKQDEATRQAETKSMKKSEAITSASHDVRNALACMTELIRISCDEVSQGSEIKDYLTQMDACTKHLLGILNSILDKSKIEAGKVILEDEEFDIFQLVEEVVDFFLPSGLKKGVDVVLDPCDCSLLKFAHVRGDRGRLNQILSNLLGNAVKFTSEGHITVRAWVQKPSFMNSIAAADSDKNNGFLKHFLCFLNYKNMAKEQSDSIKSVNGVQHDSNSLEFVFEVDDTGRGIPKEKQKEVFENYVQVKETTHGAGGTGLGLGIVQSLVRLMHGEIGIVDKEIGEKGTCFRFNVLLRAINMCEVQQDLEMGGDPSYDDRDQQLGLIANASPRLTIFHSPNLTPIGSPMLNVFRGTPSSSKVEESIVVLLIKNEERRRIVYRFMKSCLGIKVSVVEQWEQLAHTLKKIKHMKMKGYHSPYHPSSSSSGISDLGLQDCSLSKSASCNSGNRAKELMSAIDGTYSNMCSLFKKTTANLGGASASILLVIDATAGPYPELCKIVTEFKRGLQNACRTVWLENPQSHRLMDLSGLDPDDVIITRALHGTRLFEVLRFLPEYGGALPNRSAGDTFQVQDPSSSRYRLHTDDESDISSSPYHCHDIGSTSRNSPVGHRETHEHGNQISTSLSGKRFLVVENDNAMRFLVRTILSKEGATVKLCQNGREAVDVIQKDLVNQKKHEYDFVLMDCQMPVIREVEKRYNVRIPIIALTADTPGEETRKMLEAGMDDYLSKPLQKNRLLETMARLVGN from the exons ATGGGTCAGAG CATATTGGAATTGCCCTACTCCGACCTTAGCTTTGCTCACAAGAAAAGAGCACAAGGCAAGAGTTTGAAAGGGATTGATCTAAG GTTTGTACTTGCGTTTTCGGAGAGTGGTTTAATCAGCCTTGTTCACAAGGATTGCAGAATGGCAATCGTCCTCCTGATTCTGATGATTGTCATTATGGCTGTCTTCCTCTTTAGTTACTTTTTCCTAATGCTGGGTGCTGCCAAACGGGAGATTCAGCTTTGTACCAAACTCATAAAACAAGATGAAGCAACTCGACAAGCTGAGACAAAGAGTATGAAAAAATCTGAGGCAATTACAAGTGCAAGCCATGATGTTCGTAATGCTCTTGCTTGCATGACTGAATTGATCAGGATATCCTGCGATGAAGTTTCCCAGGGCTCCGAAATAAAGGATTATCTAACACAAATGGATGCATGCACAAAGCACCTCTTAG GTATATTGAACTCTATTCTTGATAAGAGCAAGATAGAAGCAGGTAAGGTGATACTTGAAGATGAGGAATTTGACATATTCCAACTTGTTGAAGAGGTAGTCGATTTCTTTCTTCCATCTGGTTTAAAGAAGGGCGTAGATGTGGTGTTGGATCCTTGTGATTGCTCTCTTCTAAAGTTTGCACATGTGAGAGGTGACAGGGGAAGGCTTAATCAAATATTAAGCAACTTATTAGGGAATGCTGTCAAATTTACTTCAGAGGGACATATAACAGTTCGTGCTTGGGTTCAGAAACCTAGTTTCATGAATTCAATCGCCGCTGCTGATTCTGATAAGAATAATGGTTTCTTGAAGCATTTTTTGTGTTTCTTGAACTACAAGAACATGGCCAAAGAACAATCAGATAGTATCAAATCAGTGAATGGGGTTCAACATGATTCAAATTCTTTGGAATTCGTTTTTGAGGTTGATGATACTGGGAGGGGAATTCCCAAGGAGAAGCAAAAAGAAGTGTTTGAAAACTATGTCCAAGTCAAAGAAACAACTCATGGAGCAGGAGGTACTGGCTTAGGACTTGGTATTGTTCAGTCTCTG GTACGCTTGATGCACGGAGAAATAGGAATTGTGGACAAGGAGATTGGTGAGAAAGGGACATGCTTCAGGTTTAATGTTCTCCTGAGAGCTATCAATATGTGTGAGGTACAACAAGACCTTGAAATGGGAGGTGATCCTAGTTATGATGACAGAGATCAACAATTGGGATTAATAGCAAATGCAAGCCCGAGATTGACCATATTTCATAGTCCAAATCTCACACCAATTGGAAGTCCTATGTTGAATGTCTTCCGCGGCACCCCTAGTAGTTCTAAGGTAGAGGAATCCATTGTTGTACTACTGATTAAGAATGAAGAGCGGCGGAGAATAGTATACCGGTTCATGAAGAGCTGCCTTGGGATAAAGGTATCAGTGGTAGAACAATGGGAACAACTAGCTCATACTCTCAAGAAAATCAAACACATGAAGATGAAGGGTTACCATTCTCCATATCATCCTAGTTCATCTTCATCAGGAATCTCTGATTTGGGTCTGCAGGACTGCAGCTTGAGCAAATCTGCATCATGCAACTCCGGTAATAGAGCAAAGGAGTTAATGAGTGCTATAGATGGAACATACAGCAACATGTGCTCTCTATTCAAGAAGACGACTGCCAATCTTGGCGGTGCATCCGCCTCTATATTGCTAGTGATAGATGCTACAGCTGGGCCATATCCAGAACTATGTAAGATTGTAACTGAGTTCAAAAGAGGCCTTCAAAATGCTTGCAGGACCGTTTGGTTAGAAAATCCGCAGTCTCATAGATTAATGGACTTGAGTGGCCTTGATCCGGATGATGTTATCATCACAAGGGCACTTCATGGTACTCGTCTATTTGAAGTGTTAAGATTTCTTCCAGAGTATGGAGGTGCATTGCCAAACAGATCAGCAGGGGACACATTTCAGGTTCAAGATCCTAGCTCATCTAGATATAGGTTGCATACTGATGATGAGTCTGATATCTCATCTTCACCGTACCATTGTCATGATATTGGCTCTACATCAAGAAACTCACCAGTTGGACACAGAGAAACACATGAACATGGTAATCAAATAAGCACATCCTTGAGTGGGAAAAGATTCCTGGTTGTGGAGAATGATAACGCAATGAGGTTTTTGGTTAGGACGATTCTGTCAAAGGAGGGAGCAACTGTGAAGCTTTGTCAAAATGGAAGAGAAGCCGTAGATGTAATTCAAAAAGATCTTGTCAACCAAAAGAAACACGAATATGATTTTGTACTAATGGACTGTCAG ATGCCTGTAATAAGGGAAGTGGAGAAACGTTACAACGTTCGCATTCCGATTATTGCATTAACAGCTGATACACCAGGCGAGGAAACAAGAAAGATGTTGGAGGCCGGCATGGATGACTATCTGAGCAAACCCTTGCAAAAGAATCGTCTACTTGAAACAATGGCTAGACTGGTAGGGAATTAA